A genomic region of Dreissena polymorpha isolate Duluth1 chromosome 4, UMN_Dpol_1.0, whole genome shotgun sequence contains the following coding sequences:
- the LOC127877331 gene encoding jupiter microtubule associated homolog 1-like isoform X3: protein MSTTELYSGYTADGKPSSRVLRPPGGGSSNIFGTEPTPQQQPRQEGRREQQQQPPSNPTQDAQQEYQKNKPKGRAEAPFASFAESGKTSQPTQFNKCDEESQNEADFRSYSVTAYREAIVQNEAIRQRARGQVQYNPITGEEYPANYGQQQNPEKKKEEETDPEEEKNDTQNVANSTPAGDAVKPASNPTSDFVKVRQPPGGKSSGLW, encoded by the exons AGTTCTGCGACCCCCTGGTGGTGGATCCAGCAACATCTTTGGTACCGAGCCAACACCCCAGCAGCAACCCAGACAGGAAGGGAGAAGGGAACAACAGCAGCAGCCCCCCTCAAACCCCACACAGGATGCACAACAGGAATACCAGAAAAACAAACCAAAGGGCAGAG CAGAGGCTCCTTTTGCAAGTTTCGCTGAAAGTGGAa AGACATCTCAACCAACTCAGTTTAACAAGTGCGATGAAGAATCTCAAA ATGAGGCTGATTTTCGCAGTTACTCAGTAACGGCTTACCGTGAGGCAATTGTTCAGAATGAGGCTATCAGACAAAGAGCTCGTGGTCAAG TGCAGTACAACCCTATCACTGGTGAAGAGTACCCTGCTAACTATGGGCAGCAGCAG AATCCAGAGAAGAAAAAGGAAGAAGAGACGGACCCTGAAGAAGAAAAGAATGACACCCAGAATGTTGCTAACTCTACCCCTGCTGGAGATGCTGTAAAACCAGCTTCTAATCCTACATCCGACTTTGTGAAAGTTCGCCAGCCGCCCGGTGGGAAGTCATCAGGCCTCTGGTGA
- the LOC127877331 gene encoding myb-like protein AA isoform X1, which translates to MSTTELYSGYTADGKPSSRVLRPPGGGSSNIFGTEPTPQQQPRQEGRREQQQQPPSNPTQDAQQEYQKNKPKGRAEAPFASFAESGKTSQPTQFNKCDEESQNEADFRSYSVTAYREAIVQNEAIRQRARGQAAGYVNPITHEEGQGGTPFKDYEQKRPHPQQVQQAAQVEQPTRMVRGQFHASNKVQYNPITGEEYPANYGQQQNPEKKKEEETDPEEEKNDTQNVANSTPAGDAVKPASNPTSDFVKVRQPPGGKSSGLW; encoded by the exons AGTTCTGCGACCCCCTGGTGGTGGATCCAGCAACATCTTTGGTACCGAGCCAACACCCCAGCAGCAACCCAGACAGGAAGGGAGAAGGGAACAACAGCAGCAGCCCCCCTCAAACCCCACACAGGATGCACAACAGGAATACCAGAAAAACAAACCAAAGGGCAGAG CAGAGGCTCCTTTTGCAAGTTTCGCTGAAAGTGGAa AGACATCTCAACCAACTCAGTTTAACAAGTGCGATGAAGAATCTCAAA ATGAGGCTGATTTTCGCAGTTACTCAGTAACGGCTTACCGTGAGGCAATTGTTCAGAATGAGGCTATCAGACAAAGAGCTCGTGGTCAAG CGGCTGGCTATGTGAACCCTATAACGCATGAGGAGGGTCAGGGTGGCACCCCCTTCAAGGATTATGAGCAGAAGCGGCCACACCCTCAGCAAGTGCAACAGGCTGCACAAGTAGAGCAGCCGACCCGAATGGTCCGCGGCCAGTTCCATGCCTCGAACAAAG TGCAGTACAACCCTATCACTGGTGAAGAGTACCCTGCTAACTATGGGCAGCAGCAG AATCCAGAGAAGAAAAAGGAAGAAGAGACGGACCCTGAAGAAGAAAAGAATGACACCCAGAATGTTGCTAACTCTACCCCTGCTGGAGATGCTGTAAAACCAGCTTCTAATCCTACATCCGACTTTGTGAAAGTTCGCCAGCCGCCCGGTGGGAAGTCATCAGGCCTCTGGTGA
- the LOC127877331 gene encoding uncharacterized protein LOC127877331 isoform X2 — MSTTELYSGYTADGKPSSRVLRPPGGGSSNIFGTEPTPQQQPRQEGRREQQQQPPSNPTQDAQQEYQKNKPKGRAEAPFASFAESGKTSQPTQFNKCDEESQNEADFRSYSVTAYREAIVQNEAIRQRARGQAAGYVNPITHEEGQGGTPFKDYEQKRPHPQQVQQAAQVEQPTRMVRGQFHASNKVQYNPITGEEYPANYGQQQGAGRRN, encoded by the exons AGTTCTGCGACCCCCTGGTGGTGGATCCAGCAACATCTTTGGTACCGAGCCAACACCCCAGCAGCAACCCAGACAGGAAGGGAGAAGGGAACAACAGCAGCAGCCCCCCTCAAACCCCACACAGGATGCACAACAGGAATACCAGAAAAACAAACCAAAGGGCAGAG CAGAGGCTCCTTTTGCAAGTTTCGCTGAAAGTGGAa AGACATCTCAACCAACTCAGTTTAACAAGTGCGATGAAGAATCTCAAA ATGAGGCTGATTTTCGCAGTTACTCAGTAACGGCTTACCGTGAGGCAATTGTTCAGAATGAGGCTATCAGACAAAGAGCTCGTGGTCAAG CGGCTGGCTATGTGAACCCTATAACGCATGAGGAGGGTCAGGGTGGCACCCCCTTCAAGGATTATGAGCAGAAGCGGCCACACCCTCAGCAAGTGCAACAGGCTGCACAAGTAGAGCAGCCGACCCGAATGGTCCGCGGCCAGTTCCATGCCTCGAACAAAG TGCAGTACAACCCTATCACTGGTGAAGAGTACCCTGCTAACTATGGGCAGCAGCAG GGAGCTGGGCGCAGAAACT AA